One Salvia splendens isolate huo1 chromosome 22, SspV2, whole genome shotgun sequence DNA segment encodes these proteins:
- the LOC121787713 gene encoding secretion-regulating guanine nucleotide exchange factor isoform X1 codes for MLRFLNKNFITRSGPLIRPSCRWLSVETTVMSFGDDSQGALGLYNSSFGLGSDAYEPTRVLGLPPDICDVAAGHYHSLAVTSKGHVWAWGRNNESQLGRSPLSPRETWSKPQKVEGLDKVMVRSAFASGVVSAAIGDDGALWVWGKSKRGQLGLGKDVTEAVLPARVESLLGHEVVKVIFLLVKVSLGWGHVLALTKGGKLFGWGYYADCRLGRIGRSLEASPLDSVSEKVISSSENKSMMIEAAEKLVSEAMEKETDMPIIWEPTLIEEVSDAEVVDIACGLDHSLILCGDGTLLSGGSNVYGQLGHVTGYSGLHSVDLGLRPICVASGLGHSLAICNAEEGPSIVTWGWNQSSQLGRDGPENVPLVVDMLGELPVSVSGGRVHSIAVTEKREVWSWGCGRNGRLGLGSSGDEAEPMLVEYLEGCDVLQAVAGFDHNLVLVRPTYES; via the exons ATGCTTCGATTCCTCAACAAAAATTTCATAACCCGATCGGGCCCTCTAATTCGGCCGAGCTGCCGATGGTTGTCCGTCGAAACCACCGTCATGAGCTTCGGCGACGACTCCCAGGGTGCACTGGGTCTCTACAACTCCTCGTTTGGGCTGGGCTCCGACGCCTACGAGCCCACTCGTGTACTGGGCCTTCCGCCTGATATTTGCGACGTCGCCGCCGGTCACTACCATTCTCTCGCCGTTACTTCCAAGGGCCATGTTTGGGCTTGGGGACGTAATAACGAGTCACAGCTCGGCCGCAGCCCGCTTTCTCCTAG AGAGACATGGAGTAAACCACAAAAGGTGGAAGGGCTGGATAAGGTGATGGTTCGATCTGCGTTTGCATCCGGTGTTGTATCTGCTGCTATTGGAGATGATGGTGCATTGTGGGTGTGGGGGAAGTCGAAGCGTGGACAGCTAGGTCTTGGGAAAGATGTCACCGAGGCTGTCTTACCGGCTAGGGTCGAATCACTTCTTGGGCATGAGGTAGTTAAGGTGATCTTCTTACTAGTTAAG GTTTCACTCGGTTGGGGACATGTTCTTGCACTGACTAAGGGTGGGAAATTGTTCGGATGGGGTTATTATGCCGATTGCAGATTAGGGAGGATTGGTAGATCTTTGGAGGCCTCACCGTTGGATTCCGTTTCTGAAAAAGTAATATCGTCGAGTGAAAATAAGAGTATGATGATCGAGGCAGCTGAGAAGCTGGTTTCAGAAGCAATGGAGAAGGAAACGGATATGCCTATAATCTGGGAGCCTACTTTGATCGAAGAAGTCAGCGATGCTGAAGTCGTGGATATCGCCTGTGGGCTTGATCATTCGTTAATACTATGTG GGGATGGTACGCTTCTGAGTGGGGGGAGCAACGTGTATGGCCAGCTAGGTCACGTGACGGGATATTCAGGATTGCATTCTGTCGACCTTGGCCTCCGGCCTATCTGTGTAGCATCGGGGCTCGGGCATTCTTTAGCTATCTGCAATGCGGAAGAAGGGCCAAGTATTGTTACATGGGGGTGGAACCAAAGTTCTCAACTTGGGAGAGACGGCCCAGAGAATGTGCCCCTCGTTGTAGACATGCTTGGTGAATTGCCAGTTTCTGTTTCCGGAGGACGGGTGCATTCTATTGCAGTGACAGAGAAGAGGGAGGTTTGGTCTTGGGGCTGTGGTAGAAATGGCAGGCTCGGATTGGGTAGCTCTGGTGATGAAGCCGAACCTATGTTGGTCGAATATTTGGAGGGCTGTGATGTTTTGCAAGCTGTTGCAGGGTTTGATCACAATCTGGTTCTTGTTAGACCTACCTACGaatcatga
- the LOC121787713 gene encoding secretion-regulating guanine nucleotide exchange factor isoform X2: MLRFLNKNFITRSGPLIRPSCRWLSVETTVMSFGDDSQGALGLYNSSFGLGSDAYEPTRVLGLPPDICDVAAGHYHSLAVTSKGHVWAWGRNNESQLGRSPLSPRETWSKPQKVEGLDKVMVRSAFASGVVSAAIGDDGALWVWGKSKRGQLGLGKDVTEAVLPARVESLLGHEVVKVSLGWGHVLALTKGGKLFGWGYYADCRLGRIGRSLEASPLDSVSEKVISSSENKSMMIEAAEKLVSEAMEKETDMPIIWEPTLIEEVSDAEVVDIACGLDHSLILCGDGTLLSGGSNVYGQLGHVTGYSGLHSVDLGLRPICVASGLGHSLAICNAEEGPSIVTWGWNQSSQLGRDGPENVPLVVDMLGELPVSVSGGRVHSIAVTEKREVWSWGCGRNGRLGLGSSGDEAEPMLVEYLEGCDVLQAVAGFDHNLVLVRPTYES; the protein is encoded by the exons ATGCTTCGATTCCTCAACAAAAATTTCATAACCCGATCGGGCCCTCTAATTCGGCCGAGCTGCCGATGGTTGTCCGTCGAAACCACCGTCATGAGCTTCGGCGACGACTCCCAGGGTGCACTGGGTCTCTACAACTCCTCGTTTGGGCTGGGCTCCGACGCCTACGAGCCCACTCGTGTACTGGGCCTTCCGCCTGATATTTGCGACGTCGCCGCCGGTCACTACCATTCTCTCGCCGTTACTTCCAAGGGCCATGTTTGGGCTTGGGGACGTAATAACGAGTCACAGCTCGGCCGCAGCCCGCTTTCTCCTAG AGAGACATGGAGTAAACCACAAAAGGTGGAAGGGCTGGATAAGGTGATGGTTCGATCTGCGTTTGCATCCGGTGTTGTATCTGCTGCTATTGGAGATGATGGTGCATTGTGGGTGTGGGGGAAGTCGAAGCGTGGACAGCTAGGTCTTGGGAAAGATGTCACCGAGGCTGTCTTACCGGCTAGGGTCGAATCACTTCTTGGGCATGAGGTAGTTAAG GTTTCACTCGGTTGGGGACATGTTCTTGCACTGACTAAGGGTGGGAAATTGTTCGGATGGGGTTATTATGCCGATTGCAGATTAGGGAGGATTGGTAGATCTTTGGAGGCCTCACCGTTGGATTCCGTTTCTGAAAAAGTAATATCGTCGAGTGAAAATAAGAGTATGATGATCGAGGCAGCTGAGAAGCTGGTTTCAGAAGCAATGGAGAAGGAAACGGATATGCCTATAATCTGGGAGCCTACTTTGATCGAAGAAGTCAGCGATGCTGAAGTCGTGGATATCGCCTGTGGGCTTGATCATTCGTTAATACTATGTG GGGATGGTACGCTTCTGAGTGGGGGGAGCAACGTGTATGGCCAGCTAGGTCACGTGACGGGATATTCAGGATTGCATTCTGTCGACCTTGGCCTCCGGCCTATCTGTGTAGCATCGGGGCTCGGGCATTCTTTAGCTATCTGCAATGCGGAAGAAGGGCCAAGTATTGTTACATGGGGGTGGAACCAAAGTTCTCAACTTGGGAGAGACGGCCCAGAGAATGTGCCCCTCGTTGTAGACATGCTTGGTGAATTGCCAGTTTCTGTTTCCGGAGGACGGGTGCATTCTATTGCAGTGACAGAGAAGAGGGAGGTTTGGTCTTGGGGCTGTGGTAGAAATGGCAGGCTCGGATTGGGTAGCTCTGGTGATGAAGCCGAACCTATGTTGGTCGAATATTTGGAGGGCTGTGATGTTTTGCAAGCTGTTGCAGGGTTTGATCACAATCTGGTTCTTGTTAGACCTACCTACGaatcatga
- the LOC121787713 gene encoding secretion-regulating guanine nucleotide exchange factor isoform X3 — protein sequence MLRFLNKNFITRSGPLIRPSCRWLSVETTVMSFGDDSQGALGLYNSSFGLGSDAYEPTRVLGLPPDICDVAAGHYHSLAVTSKGHVWAWGRNNESQLGRSPLSPRETWSKPQKVEGLDKVMVRSAFASGVVSAAIGDDGALWVWGKSKRGQLGLGKDVTEAVLPARVESLLGHEVSLGWGHVLALTKGGKLFGWGYYADCRLGRIGRSLEASPLDSVSEKVISSSENKSMMIEAAEKLVSEAMEKETDMPIIWEPTLIEEVSDAEVVDIACGLDHSLILCGDGTLLSGGSNVYGQLGHVTGYSGLHSVDLGLRPICVASGLGHSLAICNAEEGPSIVTWGWNQSSQLGRDGPENVPLVVDMLGELPVSVSGGRVHSIAVTEKREVWSWGCGRNGRLGLGSSGDEAEPMLVEYLEGCDVLQAVAGFDHNLVLVRPTYES from the exons ATGCTTCGATTCCTCAACAAAAATTTCATAACCCGATCGGGCCCTCTAATTCGGCCGAGCTGCCGATGGTTGTCCGTCGAAACCACCGTCATGAGCTTCGGCGACGACTCCCAGGGTGCACTGGGTCTCTACAACTCCTCGTTTGGGCTGGGCTCCGACGCCTACGAGCCCACTCGTGTACTGGGCCTTCCGCCTGATATTTGCGACGTCGCCGCCGGTCACTACCATTCTCTCGCCGTTACTTCCAAGGGCCATGTTTGGGCTTGGGGACGTAATAACGAGTCACAGCTCGGCCGCAGCCCGCTTTCTCCTAG AGAGACATGGAGTAAACCACAAAAGGTGGAAGGGCTGGATAAGGTGATGGTTCGATCTGCGTTTGCATCCGGTGTTGTATCTGCTGCTATTGGAGATGATGGTGCATTGTGGGTGTGGGGGAAGTCGAAGCGTGGACAGCTAGGTCTTGGGAAAGATGTCACCGAGGCTGTCTTACCGGCTAGGGTCGAATCACTTCTTGGGCATGAG GTTTCACTCGGTTGGGGACATGTTCTTGCACTGACTAAGGGTGGGAAATTGTTCGGATGGGGTTATTATGCCGATTGCAGATTAGGGAGGATTGGTAGATCTTTGGAGGCCTCACCGTTGGATTCCGTTTCTGAAAAAGTAATATCGTCGAGTGAAAATAAGAGTATGATGATCGAGGCAGCTGAGAAGCTGGTTTCAGAAGCAATGGAGAAGGAAACGGATATGCCTATAATCTGGGAGCCTACTTTGATCGAAGAAGTCAGCGATGCTGAAGTCGTGGATATCGCCTGTGGGCTTGATCATTCGTTAATACTATGTG GGGATGGTACGCTTCTGAGTGGGGGGAGCAACGTGTATGGCCAGCTAGGTCACGTGACGGGATATTCAGGATTGCATTCTGTCGACCTTGGCCTCCGGCCTATCTGTGTAGCATCGGGGCTCGGGCATTCTTTAGCTATCTGCAATGCGGAAGAAGGGCCAAGTATTGTTACATGGGGGTGGAACCAAAGTTCTCAACTTGGGAGAGACGGCCCAGAGAATGTGCCCCTCGTTGTAGACATGCTTGGTGAATTGCCAGTTTCTGTTTCCGGAGGACGGGTGCATTCTATTGCAGTGACAGAGAAGAGGGAGGTTTGGTCTTGGGGCTGTGGTAGAAATGGCAGGCTCGGATTGGGTAGCTCTGGTGATGAAGCCGAACCTATGTTGGTCGAATATTTGGAGGGCTGTGATGTTTTGCAAGCTGTTGCAGGGTTTGATCACAATCTGGTTCTTGTTAGACCTACCTACGaatcatga